The Candidatus Krumholzibacteriia bacterium genome contains a region encoding:
- a CDS encoding hydroxyacid dehydrogenase — protein sequence MLVLIADAFHSSLPDRLRALNVEVTEDQARQAEAEVLLIRSRTQCTREYIDASPALKLIIRGGVGLDNVDRAYAEQKGIAVVSTPEASSIAVAELTMSLMLSAVNQLVVGHNGMAAGRWLKKELHRTELFGKTLGLIGLGRIGSEVAKRATAFGMRVFAFDAYVEESDIAELVDFETLLSSADVISLHTPLTSETRGMFDAECLARCKAGVVIVNTGRAGCVDEAAMASALECGHVRCYATDVWTQDPPPADCPLLHAPNVLMLPHVGASTRENLLRIGEIIVHKIKRHRELERVQEDGWALR from the coding sequence TTGCTGGTTTTGATTGCTGACGCGTTCCATAGCTCGCTGCCGGACCGGCTGCGCGCTCTCAATGTAGAGGTAACGGAGGACCAAGCTCGTCAGGCCGAGGCCGAGGTCCTCCTGATTCGGAGCAGGACACAATGCACCCGCGAGTACATCGACGCATCTCCGGCGCTGAAGCTGATCATCCGCGGCGGCGTCGGCCTCGACAATGTCGACCGGGCGTACGCCGAGCAGAAGGGCATCGCGGTGGTCAGCACGCCGGAGGCGTCGAGTATCGCAGTCGCCGAGCTCACGATGTCGCTGATGCTCAGTGCCGTGAACCAGCTCGTGGTCGGCCACAACGGCATGGCAGCCGGAAGGTGGCTCAAGAAGGAACTCCATCGCACCGAGCTGTTCGGCAAGACACTCGGCCTGATCGGCCTCGGCCGCATCGGCTCGGAAGTCGCCAAGCGCGCCACGGCATTCGGAATGAGAGTCTTCGCCTTCGATGCCTATGTGGAGGAAAGCGACATCGCCGAGCTGGTCGACTTCGAGACCCTGCTCTCCAGCGCTGACGTGATTTCCTTGCACACGCCGTTGACCAGCGAGACGCGTGGAATGTTCGATGCCGAGTGCCTCGCGAGATGCAAGGCCGGAGTGGTGATCGTCAACACCGGACGAGCCGGCTGCGTCGACGAGGCCGCCATGGCCTCGGCGCTCGAGTGCGGTCACGTGCGCTGCTACGCCACGGACGTCTGGACCCAGGATCCGCCCCCGGCCGATTGTCCGCTGCTCCACGCACCCAACGTCCTGATGCTCCCGCACGTCGGGGCGTCCACCCGGGAGAATCTCCTGCGCATCGGAGAGATCATCGTCCACAAGATCAAGCGCCACCGGGAGTTGGAGCGTGTGCAAGAAGATGGATGGGCCTTGCGGTGA
- the ispF gene encoding 2-C-methyl-D-erythritol 2,4-cyclodiphosphate synthase, which yields MKVDFRIGQGWDVHRLDAARPLVLGGVEVPSPQGGLAGHSDADVLAHALASALLGSLALGDLGTHFPDSDPRWRGVSSLELLRRVVALVHERGYRVQHCDCTVIAQAPRLAEHLPQMRRNLATVLQVEEDRVSVKATTAEGLGALGRVEGIAAQAVALVAPA from the coding sequence ATGAAGGTGGACTTCCGCATCGGTCAGGGCTGGGACGTCCATCGCCTCGATGCCGCGCGGCCCCTCGTCCTCGGCGGCGTCGAGGTGCCGAGCCCGCAGGGTGGGCTCGCGGGGCACTCGGATGCCGACGTTCTCGCCCACGCGCTGGCGAGCGCCCTCCTCGGCAGCCTCGCCCTCGGCGATCTCGGCACCCACTTCCCCGACTCGGATCCACGCTGGCGCGGCGTCTCCAGCCTGGAGCTCCTGCGCCGCGTGGTGGCGCTGGTGCACGAGCGCGGTTACCGCGTGCAGCACTGCGATTGCACCGTGATCGCCCAGGCGCCCCGTCTCGCCGAGCACCTGCCCCAGATGCGCCGCAACCTGGCGACGGTGCTGCAGGTGGAAGAGGACCGTGTTTCGGTGAAGGCCACCACGGCCGAAGGCCTCGGAGCGCTCGGGCGGGTGGAAGGCATCGCGGCGCAGGCGGTGGCCCTCGTGGCGCCGGCTTGA